GGTAGGCGATTGCTCACATATCCACTCTATCAAGGATTCCAAATCCTTTGCGAAATCCCGCATGTACCAATCTAGTAACTTTGGAATCAGCACCTTCTTGGTAGTGAAACCAACGGAAGCTTGCAGATACTCCTTTTTGGCTACTTCTAACTCTGATTCCACCTCATCAGCTACATACACACGTACAGCAAGAGAAGATCGACTTCCACGAAACAATGCAAAGGTAACCATCGGTTCAGACCACCCTAGACCAAAAACACTACGTATTCTAGCCTCCTCACCAGCTTTTCCCTTTTTCCAATAGGCATCCTGTGAGTGAAATGGTGGTCGAAGTATGAAATGTTCAATAGCCAACGCACTCATAAAGTACCCTCCCACGTTAAAGTTTGCCTTGCGCATCAGTGCAACCACCATC
The nucleotide sequence above comes from Cryptomeria japonica chromosome 11, Sugi_1.0, whole genome shotgun sequence. Encoded proteins:
- the LOC131859970 gene encoding uncharacterized protein LOC131859970: MVVALMRKANFNVGGYFMSALAIEHFILRPPFHSQDAYWKKGKAGEEARIRSVFGLGWSEPMVTFALFRGSRSSLAVRVYVADEVESELEVAKKEYLQASVGFTTKKVLIPKLLDWYMRDFAKDLESLIEWICEQSPTSLKTAVEKCLKGNRDGFISQTVEVMPYDFEFRYLLPS